Proteins encoded by one window of Rutidosis leptorrhynchoides isolate AG116_Rl617_1_P2 chromosome 7, CSIRO_AGI_Rlap_v1, whole genome shotgun sequence:
- the LOC139859009 gene encoding uncharacterized protein — MDSFEWSLSKDDEYSVSDTRKHSDSIYLSVNGPATRCRILPRKVNDFVWQVALNRLPSRLTLSTRGLEIEFFGCVSCNGQVESMDHILFECSVALDLWLKVRVWCNIMIPEFHGWNEWLEWFDVGHTSTTSKDALFVIVVCLMWHLWQWRNDVMLNFKKMKKDYIFDSICLFLFNWLDSRSKCNVKLND, encoded by the coding sequence ATGGACTCGTTTGAGTGGTCACTTTCCAAAGACGACGAATATAGTGTTAGCGACACCCGCAAACACTCTGACTCGATTTATCTCTCGGTCAATGGTCCCGCTACTCGGTGCCGTATTTTGCCAAGGAAAGTTAACGACTTTGTTTGGCAGGTTGCCTTAAATAGACTCCCATCGAGGCTTACTCTTTCGACAAGAGGATTGGAGATCGAATTCTTTGGATGTGTATCTTGTAACGGTCAAGTTGAATCGATGGACCACATCTTGTTTGAGTGCTCGGTTGCGTTGGATCTTTGGCTCAAAGTAAGAGTTTGGTGCAACATCATGATCCCCGAATTTCATGGTTGGAACGAGTGGTTAGAATGGTTCGATGTTGGGCATACCTCTACCACTTCTAAGGATGCTTTGTTCGTGATCGTAGTGTGCTTGATGTGGCACTTGTGGCAATGGCGTAATGATGTGATGCTTAACTTCAAAAAAATGAAGAAGGATTATATTTTTGATTCTATTTGTTTATTCTTGTTTAACTGGTTAGATAGTAGAAGCAAATGTAATGTAAAATTGAACGATTAG
- the LOC139860604 gene encoding uncharacterized protein: MSDWGPVLVAVVLFVLLTPGLLFQLPGRNRAVEFGNMHTSGQSIIVHAVIYFAVLTIFLVAIGVHVYAG, translated from the coding sequence ATGTCAGATTGGGGACCGGTATTAGTAGCAGTGGTGCTGTTTGTGCTTTTAACACCGGGACTGTTGTTCCAGTTACCCGGTCGCAACAGGGCGGTTGAATTCGGTAACATGCACACCAGTGGTCAATCGATTATTGTACACGCCGTTATCTATTTCGCTGTTCTTACTATCTTTCTTGTTGCGATCGGCGTTCATGTTTATGCCGGCTAG